cccacGTGGCCGCACACCGCCGGCCATCGCCGTCCGGGCCGTCCCAGCCCGATGGGCCGCCAGAGACTGATGGGCCGGTCGGgccgccgtgccggcccggCCCTATAAAATGGCCTTAGTGTCGGGCTTGGGCCGCCAGTTCGGCACGATGGCCCGATGGGCCCGGCACTATCAGGCCCGATGGTCTGATAGTGCCGGGCCGCTTTTGGGCCGGGCCACATCGGGCTAGGGCCGGGCGGCCCATTTGGAAATCTATAGGTGCCATGTTTCTATAAAATAGCCTGCCAAAGCACTTGTAGACTGTGCTAATGCCTTGAACCACTCATTCATGTCGGGTAGATCCGGGAAGTGTAAGCACGGTACTTTTGGAGGAAAAAGGTCGACaaagaagggaggaggaggaaaaagaCTAATGTACCCCGGCCTCTATCTGGCCGCCATTGCACTCGAGTGGTATACTCGAGTTGTGTAGCTGAATCACTCACTCACTTTACAAGTTTAgaatgggtgtgtttagatccgcgaaAATCTGGTAGAAaaggtcacatcggacactgtagcacactgtagcacttttcgtttgtttgtggtaaatattgtcatattataggctaactaggctcaaaagattcgtctcgcaacgtacattaaaactatgtaattagtttttttatttacctacatttagtactccatgcatgagtcatttgctatatttaatgtttcgatgtgatggaaagtttggaaagttTAGAAAGTTTAGAGGAGTTTGGGGAAAGTGAACACAGCCAATATGGAACTACGACCACATGACAGCGTGCATAAGCAGCGGCTGCGCCAGCAGTCATCATCATGTGGAGCTGGAGCAGGCAGTCAGTGGTGCGGTAAAGTTCCGATGCATCCCGTAACTTTGCTCCTAGCTAGGTCGTCGTAggtttagtaataaatttaaaagAATGCCCCTTTATTAGCTTTTTTTTATTGAGGCAAAAACATCCCCCTTTAACTTGTCCGTCAGGTAAAAGGGGAAGTGCACGCACGACAGGCAGAAAAACAGTGACAGTTGGAGTGCCACGTCACTCTCATCAGCTGTCGCTGCGCCTGTGGGGCCCACATGCAGTGGCTAGTAACAGCACACATGCAGCAGTCGTAGCtgctgccctgccctgcccttGTTATATAGCTAGCTAGCGACCCCTTCCAAGCTCGATCAATCACTATATACGCCGCTATAGGTGCTGCTGGTATATAGCAGCTTCTtgatctcatcatctcctcctaTCTAGGACGAAGCAGCAGCAAGCAAGCAAAGCAACGACGTACAATGGCGGATGCGGCGGAGGGTCGGCGGGTGTGCGGCATGCCGGAGAAGGCGCAGCTCCATGTGGCGATGCTGGCGCTGCAGTTCGGGTACGCGGGGTTCCATGTGGTGTCGCGGCTGGCGCTCAACATGGGCATCAGCAAGCTCGTCTTCCCCGTGTACCGCAACATCATCGCGCTCTGCCTCCTCGTGCCCTTCGCTTACTTCCTCGAGAAGAAGGACAGGCCGCGGCTGACGCTCAGCTTCGCGGTCCAGTTCTTCCTGCTCGCGCTGTGCGGCATCACCGCGAACCAAGGGTTCTACCTCCTGGGCCTCGACAACACGTCCCCCACCTTCGCCTCCGCCATCCAGAACTCGGTGCCGGCCATCAccttcgccatggccgccgcgctgcgCATCGAGAAGGTCCGGCTGGACCGCCGCGACGGCGTGGCCAAGGTGGCGGGCACGCTGGCGTGCGTGGCGGGGGCCTCCGTCATCACGCTGTACAAGGGCCCCACCATCTTCGGGGGGCCCGAGGCCGCCTTGGGGCTGCTGGATGAtaaggcggcggcgcccaatGATCTGAAGAACTGGACGCTGGGGTGCGTGTACCTGATCGGGCACTGCCTGTCGTGGTCGGGCTGGCTGGTGCTGCAGGCCCCCGTGCTGAAGAAGTACCCGGCGAGGCTGTCGGTCACCTCCTACACCTGCTTCTTCGGCGTCATCCAGTTCCTCATCATCGCCGCCTTCATGGAGAGGGACGCCGACGCATGGAAGTTCCACTCAGGATCCGAGCTCTTCACCATCCTATACGCAGTCAGTACTTAGCTTGCTTGTAAACTTAAtttatatagatatatatatatacttaatTATCagcttaattaattaatttggtGTGTACGTACCTGCGTGCAGGGGTTCATCGCTTCTGGCGTGGCGTTCGCCGTGCAGATCTGGTGCATCGACCGCGGGGGCCCGGTGTTCGTGGCCGTGTACCAGCCCGTGCAGACGCTGGTGGTGGCCATCATGGCCTCCCTCACCCTCGGCGAGAAGTTCTACCTCGGAGGCATCATCGGCGCCGTGCTCATCATCGCCGGCCTCTACCTCGTGCTCTGGGGCAAGAGCCAGGAGAGGGCGCGCCTCGCCAGGGACAGGGACGCCGCCGTCATGCCGCCGCCAGCTGACGCCGCCGGCAGCATCATCCGGAGCGCCAAGCTGCCGTCCAGCACGACGCAGCCGCTCCTGCTGCCATCCTCCACCGCCGAAAACGTCTGATATGATGCAATGCTAGCTATCGACCCAGCATGCACCAGCAGTATTTATATTAATTAATTAGTGGTTTTCTTTCTCATCTTATTGATCCATTccacgcatgcatgcatattaATTAAGAGATTTGGTGTGGCGAGCGAGCTGAGCAGACGATGTATGTATGTACGTACGtacgtatgtatgtatgtatgtatgcagCACTAGTAGCTAGCTAGGATTATTAATTGTTTGGagaacatgcatgcatatatatatatatatatatatatatatatacgtaTATGCATGGTCGGTGTGTAAGtcaatataatatatatatattgattgGTGTGTTCTTGAACCGCCACGCTGCATTTGCACATTACCATGTATATTTGGGACTTTTTCGGTTACATATGGATTCATTCCGGGTCAGAAATGATTGAGAAATATAATAAAAGATAAGGTTTCATTCTGGGTCAAAGCTAATTGCAATAAAATAGGTTTATAATAGCTACATTAAAAGATCGGAAATCAAACCATGAGTCTATAGATATAGAATTAATCCCGGTCTCTTATTGTACCGACTATGAGTCTATTTTgttacaattagttttttatccGAAACTTGTTATATttcttattatttttattattccTGGCTCAGAATGAATCCATGTCTAACCGAACAAGGGCTTAGATGGATTAAAGTAGTAAAGTTTGCTAAAACTTTTAAATCTTGATCAAAATTTAAACCCACCCCGTTAGcgattatttttcatttttatatttaaaaaaaattaaaatttcaaaaatatatggcggtttcgaaaaatttcaaaactatacccctgtcgccccctgccTGGCGACAGGGGGCCTATCGCCCCCtggctgggcgacaggacctaaatgtaaaaaaaatttacatttaggtcctggcacccgggacgcattaaacagcgtacttgtaaaatcgatataaaatcgtagaaaaatcagaaaaatacaaactcaactgttctggattctatgaaacaagatctacaaattttgttatataaagtttttcatttgatcaatgtatcttgctctattttaaatactagtttaatgcacttttatttaaatctcaagatccatcctttggatgcaggtcacctttggctagagtgttgcatatggtgagcataggcttgaaCAAAATTGGTAgatccagaaaacatttctaaaataagtttttaaattaaatcttgaaatatgtctagtttaaatgggttatttatccatgctgctatactgagttttagaagccataacttttacagtaccattattttatttcctaagagctataaaaaaagtttggtaaattttagataagtataactagaccaaatgaattatgacttaggtaaatgcactaaatcaagaaaaatagttcttgtacctagaaaaatttgaaataattcatttggtctagttgtgcttatctaaaatttaccaaactttttttgtagctcttaggaaataaaataatggtactgtaaaagttatggcttctaaaactcagtatagcagcatggataaataactcatttaaactagacatattgcaagatttaatttaaaaacttattctagaaatgttttctgggcctaccaattttgtacaagcctatgcttaccatatgcaacactctggccaaagatgacatgcatccaaaggatggatcttgatatttaaataaaagtgcattaaactagtatttaaaatagagcaaaatacattgatcaaatgaaaaactttatataacaaaagttgtagatcttgtttcatagagtccagaacagttgagtttgtatttttctgatttttctaagattttatatctattttacaagtttgctgtttaatgcgtcccgggcgccaggacctaaatataattttttttacatttaggtcctgtcgcccagccagagggcgacaggccccctgtcgcccaggcaaggggcgacaggggtatagttttgaaatttttcgaaaccgccatatatttttgaaattttaattttttttaaatacaaaaatgaaaaaaaatccccCGTTAGCACTCAGTAGTGAAACCCGGCCGGAGCAGACGACGATGATGCATTATCCATAATAACCAACTTGGGCCACGAGCATGCTGATCCATTCATTGGAACGAGTAGGGGTGCTTTTGGGCTTTTGGCCCAAGAATTGTCCTGAATGAAATATGCGTGCGCGTATCCTAGAAGCCACCTTTTCAGTTCAGTGGTttcccaaccctgagaaagatGATACGAGTACGGTGCCTGTCACTAGAATAAAGGATCTCCAAGATACACTATCCAGTTGCTGTAGTATTGGAGAAGTGTCTAAGCATGGACAGAATACAGATGCCATCTTGGTGATGAATTAAAGGTGGATACCCCTCTATTCCATCTGCCACATCTACCCGTTGTACGCTGCGAATTCACCAAGATAGAATTCCATTAGAGGATCCTTACGGTCTATTGTCCTCAACTATTCCAGCAAGTTGAATGATGCAAGCATTTCTCTATGTGTAGCAAACCTTTCAGCATACTTTTGCATCACTtctcatcatggccttcggagCTCGAAGCATCTATTCATATTATTTTCTACAAATAGAGGCTCGCTAGTTGTTGAAATAATCTTGATGTTCAATTTCATCTCACCTGACAAAATCTAGTCAGTAATTTTCTATTGTTTGCCTTTCAGATGCAAGGGTTGAGCAATAATAATCCATACAAGTTTTCTCGTCTTAAGAATTAACAATTGTTCATGAATATAGACCGCCAAGATGCCGACAAGATTCTTTGTTTGGCCTCTTTTTAAAGAGCCACTCTTGTTGAAATAATGGAGGTTGTTATGGGTCCTTACCAATGACTAATGTGTTTTGTTTCCTATTTAAATTAATAATCCATACAACTTTCCAATTTATGTTAACCTTGCAGTTTGGATGTACAGATTTATGGTTTGTCGATGTGGGTCCTATAAGGTAGAAACTTGAGCGATATGAATAAACTCATTTGCAGAGTGAATATTATCTTGAATTTATTCTTCATGTTAATGCCTCTGCCCTGGAGGTTTTAACTGTATATACCACTCGAGATATGCATGAGCATGCTGGAAAGGTTGCTAAATGCTGCCGAACTCAAAAAAATTCCCAACATTTAGGTTTTATGTTGGCTAAGACATAATATTGGTGCAAGATAAGTACGTTGTGCAAGTTGCTCTTTTATTGGCGTCATGTAAGTATATCtttaatatttttcttctaatttAAAATCTTGTATAGTCATTTTATACAAGCTCTATTACAGGTCTAAGTTTGGCAGAATGTGTCCTGAGGCAGTACAGATAATCAATACTCCTTGATGGAGGTTGGCTCTTTCCTCTCTGAATCAGAACTTGTGCCGTGTAACCACCATCCTCCTCATCCATGGCCCCTATTACCCATGCCGCCTCTTTTGAAATTGTGAGTAATGACACCAGCAAGCATAACATAGCTATGAACCCCTCCAGCCGGCGACAGGGATGGCAAGCTTTAACAaatatggcaccatttatgccatttcgagtgattttggtgatcgtatgacaacgcaattaatgggactaatggttttgttaagtgaacatttctagatcccagggatgaagtaaaaaggccatacaaagtaatacacgaagaaagaactcaaagaaacgctgaattggatgagttctgcagaaaacaggagcaccggaagaaccgatgcatgtagcatcggtgcatccgatggttgtcggaaatTCCGACGCCCTGCCATCGATGCAAGTCTGAGCACCAAATGGAGATCAAGCGAAGACCAAGTCAAGATagccaagtcaccggttgaaccgacagagTCAagctaggcatcggtgcattggatgtactgtgttccagagacgatgcaagttgCGTAGGAgtcaagccttcagcaccggttgaaccgatggtgcatcggagcatgGCGTCAGTGCAATGACGTCAACAGAAGTGGGAGGTCCAACAGCTAGTCCTGGCGCTgtgtgtgaccggtttaaccgacgccctatgcatcggttcaaccggtggtccaTGGAGGCACTGCAACTGTGTCaggaagccaacggctacttcagttgctgtgagtgaccggaagttccgacgttcctgcaccggaagttccgatgcctacgcagaaaactggccaacgactagtaacggctctcttgagttggtggcctatatatatgtctcaccccggccatttgaagattgctggagtcccaagacatctcatacacatccaagaacacctccaagccatccaagagcataaagatcaaatccttagtccttagcacaagatTTGTGAGTgtaagtgctagattagctcttgagtgagtgtacaagcaaggtttagatccttgtggctggttctagagtgaaccaaaagtGTATCCCGGTGCGCCGAcctccttggagctttggtggctcgccggcaagtctatgaccctctggcttggtgtggagcggcgtcgacgacattgtgcgggggacggagacccctccttcgtgggcaatctcccttagtgaagatcgggatcaaggtgaccgtgattgtgttcacggaagagacttgattgccgggaagcgatactctttgtgagtgcttcaacaacgtggacgtaggggcgcctttgtggcaatc
The Panicum virgatum strain AP13 chromosome 6N, P.virgatum_v5, whole genome shotgun sequence genome window above contains:
- the LOC120679276 gene encoding protein WALLS ARE THIN 1-like, coding for MADAAEGRRVCGMPEKAQLHVAMLALQFGYAGFHVVSRLALNMGISKLVFPVYRNIIALCLLVPFAYFLEKKDRPRLTLSFAVQFFLLALCGITANQGFYLLGLDNTSPTFASAIQNSVPAITFAMAAALRIEKVRLDRRDGVAKVAGTLACVAGASVITLYKGPTIFGGPEAALGLLDDKAAAPNDLKNWTLGCVYLIGHCLSWSGWLVLQAPVLKKYPARLSVTSYTCFFGVIQFLIIAAFMERDADAWKFHSGSELFTILYAGFIASGVAFAVQIWCIDRGGPVFVAVYQPVQTLVVAIMASLTLGEKFYLGGIIGAVLIIAGLYLVLWGKSQERARLARDRDAAVMPPPADAAGSIIRSAKLPSSTTQPLLLPSSTAENV